A region from the Gammaproteobacteria bacterium genome encodes:
- a CDS encoding DUF3375 family protein — MSLDYTTLEALRQNHPAWRLLASPHAPLMASFFQKVFVDKNARVIAQADLAEALEDELFYLRELLGGDKFPKPALDYLNDWAAPDKGWLRKFYRADSDEVQFDLTPATEKALTWLESLNQRSFVGTESRLLTLFELLRQLSEGSDDDPQTRLRELQKRRNELDAQIAQVAQGNIALLDDTALKDRFMQFSQQARELLGDFREVEHNFRHLDRSVRERIAAWAGNKGELLADIMGERDAIADSDQGASFRAFWDFLMSPARQEEFSERLDKVLALPAVSELKPDQRTRRIHHDWLEAGEYTQRTVARLSQQLRRFLDDQAWLENRRIMDILQGIESKTLTLRAAWLASVAIFYWGDIDTHGFAILDQLRGKFPHVRSLLMDERTLMAHREFWGMEKSPGTRELHRLDADEQDLYQALIHHQHQPHLRLEQERIQFDVVLATLAVLE; from the coding sequence ATGTCACTTGATTACACCACCCTGGAGGCCTTGCGGCAGAATCATCCCGCCTGGCGCCTGCTGGCCAGTCCGCACGCGCCCCTGATGGCGAGCTTTTTCCAGAAGGTGTTCGTAGATAAAAATGCCCGAGTGATCGCCCAGGCCGATCTGGCGGAGGCGCTGGAGGATGAACTGTTTTACTTGCGCGAACTGTTGGGCGGGGACAAGTTTCCCAAACCGGCGCTGGACTATCTGAATGACTGGGCCGCGCCGGACAAGGGCTGGCTGCGCAAGTTCTATCGCGCGGATTCCGACGAGGTGCAGTTCGATCTGACCCCGGCCACCGAAAAGGCCCTGACCTGGCTGGAGAGCCTGAACCAGCGCAGTTTCGTCGGCACCGAGTCGCGCCTGCTCACGCTGTTCGAGCTGCTCCGCCAGCTCAGCGAGGGCAGTGACGACGATCCTCAGACGCGGCTCAGGGAGTTGCAAAAACGCCGGAATGAGCTCGATGCGCAAATCGCCCAGGTGGCGCAGGGCAACATTGCGCTGCTCGATGATACCGCCCTGAAAGACCGCTTCATGCAATTCAGCCAGCAGGCACGGGAATTGCTCGGCGACTTTCGCGAAGTGGAACATAATTTCCGCCACCTCGACCGCAGCGTGCGCGAACGCATCGCCGCCTGGGCCGGCAACAAGGGCGAACTGCTGGCGGATATCATGGGCGAGCGCGACGCCATCGCCGACTCCGATCAGGGCGCCAGCTTTCGCGCCTTCTGGGATTTTCTCATGTCCCCGGCGCGCCAGGAGGAATTCAGCGAACGCCTGGATAAAGTGCTGGCCCTGCCCGCCGTCAGCGAATTGAAGCCGGACCAGCGCACCCGCCGCATCCACCACGACTGGCTGGAGGCCGGCGAATACACCCAGCGCACCGTGGCCCGGCTGTCGCAGCAATTGCGGCGCTTTCTCGATGACCAGGCCTGGCTGGAGAACCGCCGCATCATGGACATTCTACAGGGCATCGAAAGCAAAACCCTGACCCTGCGCGCGGCGTGGCTGGCGTCGGTTGCTATTTTTTACTGGGGCGATATCGACACCCACGGCTTCGCCATTCTCGATCAACTGCGCGGCAAGTTTCCCCATGTACGCAGTTTATTGATGGATGAGCGCACATTGATGGCCCACCGCGAATTCTGGGGCATGGAGAAAAGCCCCGGGACCAGGGAACTGCATCGGCTGGATGCTGATGAGCAGGACCTGTATCAAGCGCTGATCCACCATCAACACCAGCCGCATTTACGCCTGGAACAGGAAAGGATTCAGTTTGATGTTGTGCTGGCCACGCTGGCTGTACTTGAGTGA